Proteins encoded within one genomic window of Arachis ipaensis cultivar K30076 chromosome B08, Araip1.1, whole genome shotgun sequence:
- the LOC107614081 gene encoding superoxide dismutase [Cu-Zn], chloroplastic: MQEAALAAMAAHTVLSAASSPLQLPLFPTNSITAIAANTKKAVAVLRGTSPVEGIVTLTQQFNGSTTVNVRVTGLTPGPHGFHLHEYGDTTKGCVSTGPHFNPNKMKHGAPGDQIRHAGDLGNIVANADGVAEATIVDNQIPLIGPNSVVGRALVVHELEDDLGKGGKELSLSTGNAGGRLACGVVGLTPE, translated from the exons ATGCAAGAGGCTGCATTGGCCGCCATGGCCGCCCACACTGTTCTCTCAGCTGCTTCCTCCCCACTCCAGCTTCCTCTCTTTCCTACCAACTCCATCACCGCCATCGCCGCCAACACCAAGAAAGCCGTTGCCGTCCTCAGGGGCACTTCCCCCGTCGAAGGCATTGTCACCCTCACTCAACAATTCAATG GTTCAACAACTGTTAATGTTCGTGTTACTGGCCTTACTCCTGGGCCTCATGGTTTTCACCTA CATGAGTATGGTGATACCACCAAAGGTTGTGTATCAACTG GACCACATTTTAATCCTAATAAGATGAAACATGGTGCTCCGGGAGATCAAATTCGCCATGCGGGTGACCTGGGAAACATAGTTGCTAATGCAGATG GAGTTGCAGAAGCAACAATTGTCGACAATCAG ATACCACTGATTGGCCCCAATTCAGTAGTTGGAAGAGCCTTGGTGGTTCATGAGCTTGAGGATGACCTTGGAAAAG GTGGGAAGGAACTCAGCTTGAGCACTGGAAATGCTGGTGGAAGATTGGCATGTG GGGTTGTTGGTCTGACTCCAGAGTGA
- the LOC107610417 gene encoding uncharacterized protein LOC107610417 — protein MSILLAAHVYIMEVEKTNHDIAPHEDNDDNVHDSTLSSNSTQESTSLLILMEEGQIFQNASKLRKALFEYGIAHKFTYKFLKNSPDKIICVCKVEGCPWKLSAYAMEKNTSFLMVTHFIKNHKHSAQDVLESTHSFRSNLVSSIIVDKLRLTPDKLPNDIRNDIFKEYGFSLTYYQAWAAKEKVLAEINGVPKDSYMLIPWICNRLVKTDPQTVAKWICSPSYQFEKLFVAYGCCVTGFLRGARPILFIDGCHLSGPYKGTLLAAFTCDANNDLFPIAYAIVSAENNENWLWFLSNLKELTGSIPVTLISNRHPSIIAVVEQVYDRDRHAYCYRHVKENFCAETKKLQRGIRSEVKEDAKKLLDAVCYTHFSTEFIEAVEQLRAFSPELANWLETKGDINKWTKSQFPHRRWDLITTNVVESFNSWIRKERTHSICALITEHRDKLANLLYTAKLEMIKWKNEVGPKIDKILMEHVVRSEFLKAVRYGDHNVMVRGSNVDVCVNLLCKECTCLEWQMTGILCPHACAAIKLLHGNIYTYVEECYLKSSQEKIYASSMIPIETHDMPDVNNLTLTDWENNIFLMPPTTTRPPGRPCKKRRES, from the exons ATGAGTATACTCCTGGCAG CTCATGTATATATCATGGAGGTAGAAAAGACTAACCATGATATTGCACCTCATGAGGACAATGACGATAACGTTCATGACAG taCACTAtcaagtaattcaactcaagaGTCGACGTCGTTACTAATATTGATG GAAGAAGGACAGATTTTTCAAAATGCAAGTAAGCTGAGGAAAGCATTGTTTGAATATGGTATTGCTCATAAGTTTACATACAAGTTCTTAAAGAACAGTCCGGATAAAATAATTTGTGTTTGCAAGGTTGAAGGTTGTCCGTGGAAATTGTCGGCTTATGCTATGGAAAAAAATACTTCGTTCCTCATGGTGACACATTTTATCAAGAATCATAAGCACTCAGCTCAAGATGTATTGGAGAGTACTCACTCTTTCAGATCTAATTTGGTGTCTTCAATTATTGTCGACAAGTTGAGATTAACTCCTGACAAGTTGCCTAATGACATACGAAATGATATTTTCAAGGAATACGGATTTTCACTAACATATTACCAAGCTTGGGCTGCAAAGGAGAAAGTATTAGCTGAAATTAATGGCGTACCTAAAGATTCATATATGCTAATTCCTTGGATATGTAATCGTTTAGTGAAAACTGATCCACAAACAGTTGCAAAATGGATATGCTCTCCTAGTTATCAATTTGAAAAGCTTTTTGTTGCATATGGGTGTTGTGTGACAGGTTTTCTTCGTGGAGCAAGGCCTATATTATTTATTGATGGTTGCCACTTAAGTGGTCCATACAAGGGAACTCTTCTAGCTGCCTTTACATGCGATGCAAATAATGATTTATTTCCGATTGCGTATGCAATTGTTAGTgctgaaaataatgagaattggCTTTGGTTCCTATCTAATTTGAAAGAACTAACTGGGTCAATTCCAGTTACGTTAATATCTAATAGGCATCCATCAATTATTGCAGTTGTGGAGCAAGTATATGATAGGGATAGACATGCTTATTGTTATCGACATGTGAAAGAAAATTTTTGTGCAGAAACTAAAAAGTTACAGAGGGGAATACGCAGTGAAGTAAAAGAAGATGCAAAAAAATTACTAGACGCAGTTTGTTATACCCATTTTAGCACAGAATTTATAGAAGCTGTGGAACAACTTCGTGCATTTTCACCAGAACTTGCAAATTGGTTAGAGACTAAAGGAGATATTAACAAATGGACAAAGTCTCAATTCCCTCATCGACGATGGGATCTCATAACTACCAATGTAGTTGAATCATTTAATTCATGGATAAGAAAAGAGAGGACTCATAGTATTTGTGCTTTAATAACAGAGCATAGAGACAAACTTGCAAATCTGTTATATACTGCAAAGTTAGAGATGATTAAATGGAAGAATGAAGTTGGGCCAAAGATTGATAAAATATTGATGGAGCATGTAGTTAGAAGTGAGTTTCTTAAAGCAGTGAGATATGGAGATCATAATGTTATGGTTAGAGGGTCAAATGTTGATGTATGTGTGAATCTACTATGCAAAGAATGTACATGTCTTGAATGGCAAATGACTGGAATTCTATGTCCACATGCTTGTGCTGCAATTAAATTATTACATGGCAACATCTACACCTATGTAGAGGAGTGCTATCTGAAAAGTTCACAAGAAAAGATTTATGCGAGCAGTATGATCCCAATTGAAACTCATGACATGCCTGATGTCAACAACCTGACCCTAACAGACTGGGAGAATAATATTTTTCTTATGCCACCTACAACAACTCGTCCTCCGGGAAGACCATGCAAGAAGCGCCGAGAGTCATAA
- the LOC107614334 gene encoding zinc finger protein ZAT5, with translation MEMELGIGTEEFLNDASHIAKGKRTKRHKPFSPCDVAAITSSSSSANDSASFSSTTTFQDEEQDMANCLILLAQGKTGGEETDDDEEDNKMREKSRRISEVTTTATTKIGFYIYECKTCNRTFPSFQALGGHRASHKKPKVTSDDKKKPQPQLQPQPQPNTLALITNCDFEETKQARVMTTSPPISLQLGYGGASNNNNGKPKIHECSICGSEFTSGQALGGHMRRHRTAVITTTSPQPTCDLPATLEVVKRPRNLLELDLNLPAPADDDHHHRDSQFQFSSTQKTMMLSAAPPLVDCHY, from the coding sequence ATGGAGATGGAATTAGGCATAGGCACGGAAGAGTTTCTTAACGATGCTTCCCACATCGCCAAGGGAAAGCGCACCAAGAGGCACAAACCCTTCTCCCCTTGCGACGTCGCCGCCATCACTTCCAGCTCCTCAAGCGCCAACGACTCTGCTTccttctcttccaccaccacctttcAAGACGAAGAACAAGACATGGCTAACTGCTTGATTCTCCTTGCTCAAGGAAAAACAGGCGGAGAAGAAAccgatgatgatgaagaagataacaagatgagagagaagagcaGAAGAATATCGGAGGTCACGACAACCGCAACTACAAAAATCGGTTTCTACATCTATGAATGCAAAACGTGCAACCGAACATTCCCTTCTTTTCAAGCTCTTGGAGGCCACAGGGCCAGCCATAAAAAGCCAAAGGTCACATCAGATGATAAAAAGAAACCGCAACCGCAACTacaaccacaaccacaaccaaataCTTTGGCGCTAATCACAAATTGCGACTTTGAAGAAACAAAGCAAGCACGTGTGATGACAACAAGCCCTCCAATTTCCCTTCAATTGGGATATGGTGGTGCTAGCAACAACAATAACGGCAAGCCCAAGATTCATGAGTGTTCAATTTGCGGTTCAGAATTCACATCTGGACAAGCTCTTGGTGGTCACATGAGGAGGCATAGGACAGCTGTCATCACTACTACTAGTCCTCAGCCAACTTGTGACTTACCTGCCACGCTGGAGGTCGTTAAGCGGCCGCGGAATCTTCTGGAATTGGATCTTAACCTTCCGGCGCCGGCCGACGACGACCACCACCACCGGGATTCCCAGTTTCAATTCTCGTCCACACAGAAAACCATGATGCTTTCTGCTGCACCGCCTTTGGTGGATTGTCATTATTAA